The following DNA comes from Longimicrobiaceae bacterium.
CGCCTGCCCCTTGAAGAGGGCGTTCACCGGCGAGCCGGTGCGCATCAGCCCGGGGACGATGGTGGTCACCGTGATCCCCTCGCCCGCCAGCTCCGAGCGGAGCCCCTCGGAGAAGCCGGTGAGCGCGAACTTGGCGCTGTCGTAGGGGAGGAGGTGCGGGATGGCCACCTTCCCGCCGATGGAGGCCACGTTGACGATGCGCCCGCTGCGCCGCGCCCGCATCCCGGGGAGCACGGCCAGGACCGTGTGCACCGCGCCGAAGAAGTTGACCGCCATGGCGTGCTCGAAGTCCTCCACCGTCATGGACTCCAGCGGCCCCACCTGGATGATGCCGGCGTTGTTGACCAGCACGTCCACGCGGCCGTACCTCTCCAGCACGCGCTCCACCATCCGCTCCACGTCGTCGCGGTCCGCCACGTCGCACCGCACGGCGAGGACCTCCGCCCCGGCGGCGTGCAGCTCGCGGCGGGCCGCCTCCAGCTCTTCCGGGTCGCGCGCGCAGAGCGCCAGCCGGCACCCCAGCCCGGCGAGCTCCCGCGCGAGCAGCAGGCCGAGCCCGCGCGAGCCCCCGGTGATGAGCACCACGCTCCCGGCGAGGTCCGCCTCGCGGGCCCCGCGGGTCACCTTCCACGCCAGCCCGGCGAGCGCCAGGGCGG
Coding sequences within:
- a CDS encoding SDR family NAD(P)-dependent oxidoreductase yields the protein MSGRGRSRTTTALAALALAGLAWKVTRGAREADLAGSVVLITGGSRGLGLLLARELAGLGCRLALCARDPEELEAARRELHAAGAEVLAVRCDVADRDDVERMVERVLERYGRVDVLVNNAGIIQVGPLESMTVEDFEHAMAVNFFGAVHTVLAVLPGMRARRSGRIVNVASIGGKVAIPHLLPYDSAKFALTGFSEGLRSELAGEGITVTTIVPGLMRTGSPVNALFKGQAEKEFSWFSLGDATPLTAMSAERAARRIVQAARRGEAEVTLTWQAKLLRLAHDLFPGATADLLGGVARLLPEPGGAGGEVRGMELATPVSPSPLTALMNRAARENNEYGGAPEPSPEHARRVGLRGHGAETQERTGRE